A stretch of Sphingorhabdus sp. YGSMI21 DNA encodes these proteins:
- a CDS encoding S9 family peptidase, translating into MTKKLTRPPFAEQRPHSYERHGYVVNDPWHWLKDARYPVVEDEDVLAYLKAENQWFEQNMEGRKELTKSLFAEMKARIKEDDSSVPQKDGDWLYWAKFEEGMQYRQHWRKAVSGGEDQLMLDENILAEGKEYFRLGAASVSPDGRLLAYSYDDNGSERFEARIKDLSSGELLPDIIPGTLSSLVWSADSKMLLYGLANEQWRTDNARLHVLGSDIAEDVELYHEDDEGFRVGIGLTHSEKYIVISTGDHEISEVRLLPTDNPLADPILVSARKTGREYEVEEHDDMLYILTNDDHVNFRLATAPVADPDNWTTLIAGSDEFYLTDVSTFKDFYVTEGRENGLDQVEIRSYDDPAKVERIAFPEASYSTGLDDNPEYEVVKLRLSYDSMVTPGTVFDYHLSDQSLETLKVQEIPSGYDASQYVTERLMIEVRDGTMVPVSLVYRKDTRIDGSAPLHLYSYGAYGYAVPPSFSTTRLSLVDRGFVYAIAHIRGGDDLGRNWYLDGKLTKRTNTFNDFVDVAKGLIAKNYTSRGRITASGGSAGGELMGAIVNSDPDLWGAIVAHVPFVDVLNTMQDESLPLTPGEWPEWGNPITDKAAFEYIRSYSPYDNVTAHDYPPMLITGGLNDPRVTYWEPAKWTARLRATKTDDNILLLKTNMGAGHGGKSGRWNALEETAEEFAFILWQMGISE; encoded by the coding sequence ATGACCAAAAAGCTGACTCGTCCGCCATTTGCAGAACAGCGTCCCCACAGTTACGAACGGCACGGATACGTCGTCAACGACCCGTGGCACTGGCTAAAAGATGCGCGATATCCGGTTGTCGAGGACGAGGATGTACTTGCCTATCTTAAGGCGGAGAACCAGTGGTTCGAACAGAATATGGAAGGGCGAAAAGAGCTGACCAAATCCCTGTTCGCCGAGATGAAGGCGCGGATCAAGGAAGACGATAGCTCGGTGCCGCAAAAGGATGGCGACTGGCTCTACTGGGCCAAGTTCGAGGAGGGTATGCAATATCGCCAGCATTGGCGCAAGGCGGTATCGGGCGGCGAAGACCAGCTGATGCTCGACGAGAATATATTGGCCGAAGGCAAGGAATATTTCCGTCTGGGCGCGGCATCGGTGTCTCCGGATGGCCGCCTGCTGGCCTATTCCTATGACGATAATGGTTCGGAACGGTTTGAAGCGCGGATCAAGGACCTCTCCAGCGGTGAGCTACTCCCCGATATCATTCCGGGCACCCTGTCGAGTCTAGTCTGGTCCGCCGACTCCAAAATGCTGCTCTACGGCCTCGCCAATGAACAATGGCGCACCGACAATGCCCGCCTGCATGTACTGGGCAGCGATATTGCCGAGGATGTCGAGCTATATCACGAAGATGACGAGGGCTTCCGCGTCGGCATCGGCCTGACCCATTCCGAAAAATATATCGTGATCTCGACCGGTGATCACGAAATCAGCGAAGTGCGACTGCTGCCAACGGACAATCCGCTGGCCGACCCCATTCTGGTGTCCGCACGGAAGACCGGTCGCGAATATGAGGTCGAGGAGCATGATGATATGCTCTATATCCTGACCAACGACGATCATGTGAATTTCCGGCTGGCGACGGCACCGGTCGCCGATCCCGACAATTGGACGACCCTGATCGCCGGTTCGGATGAATTTTACCTGACCGACGTCTCTACCTTCAAAGATTTCTACGTCACCGAGGGCCGCGAAAACGGTCTCGATCAGGTTGAAATCCGTTCCTATGACGATCCCGCCAAGGTCGAGCGCATCGCCTTTCCCGAGGCCAGCTACAGCACCGGGCTCGACGACAATCCGGAATATGAAGTCGTCAAGCTGCGGCTCAGCTATGACTCGATGGTCACCCCGGGCACGGTCTTCGATTATCATCTGTCCGACCAGTCCCTCGAAACACTCAAGGTGCAGGAAATTCCGTCCGGCTATGACGCCAGCCAATATGTCACCGAGCGGCTGATGATCGAGGTGCGCGACGGAACGATGGTGCCGGTTTCTCTGGTATATCGCAAGGATACCAGGATCGACGGCAGCGCGCCGCTGCATCTCTATTCCTACGGTGCCTATGGCTATGCCGTGCCGCCGAGCTTCTCGACGACGCGACTCAGCCTGGTCGACCGTGGTTTCGTCTATGCCATTGCCCATATCCGCGGCGGCGATGATCTGGGCCGGAACTGGTATCTGGACGGCAAGCTGACCAAACGGACCAACACGTTCAACGATTTTGTCGATGTGGCAAAAGGCTTGATTGCCAAAAACTACACCAGCAGGGGCCGGATCACTGCTTCGGGCGGTTCAGCAGGCGGCGAGCTTATGGGCGCGATCGTCAACAGCGATCCTGACCTATGGGGTGCGATCGTCGCGCATGTGCCCTTTGTCGACGTGCTCAACACCATGCAGGACGAAAGCCTGCCGCTGACCCCCGGTGAATGGCCGGAATGGGGCAATCCGATCACCGACAAGGCAGCGTTTGAATATATCCGCAGCTATTCGCCCTATGACAATGTGACAGCGCATGATTATCCGCCGATGCTGATCACCGGTGGACTCAATGATCCGCGCGTGACCTATTGGGAGCCGGCGAAATGGACCGCCAGGCTGCGCGCCACCAAGACGGATGACAATATCCTGCTGCTTAAGACCAATATGGGCGCCGGCCATGGCGGCAAGTCGGGTCGCTGGAACGCGCTGGAAGAAACCGCAGAGGAATTCGCCTTCATCCTCTGGCAGATGGGCATATCCGAATGA
- the hemC gene encoding hydroxymethylbilane synthase yields MSDNAKKEILAGLDRPLRIGTRQSPLAMAQAQMTANALLTTHGWRPDQVELVPMIATGDRIQDRALADVGGKALWTKELDHALGNGEIDCAVHSMKDVETIRPEEFILAAMLERADIHDRLIGAESIDALAEGAIVGTASPRRKAQLLRQRSDLDIRLIRGNVQSRLQKIENGEYDATLLAAAGLKRLDMEDVGSEISDEVMLPAPAQGAIGVEARSEDPHVRKLMHAISSTNTFRAVIAERMLLKQLTADCHSPVAALATIDGSTIHLRAEILLPDGSEHIEGTSSFDTGDVSAPGILADKLLGQASAELKAVFGR; encoded by the coding sequence ATGAGCGACAACGCCAAAAAAGAGATTCTCGCCGGTCTGGACCGGCCCTTGCGTATCGGTACGCGCCAATCCCCGCTGGCCATGGCGCAGGCGCAGATGACCGCCAATGCGCTGCTAACAACCCATGGATGGCGGCCGGATCAGGTTGAACTGGTGCCGATGATCGCCACCGGCGACCGGATACAGGACCGCGCGCTTGCCGATGTGGGCGGTAAGGCTTTGTGGACCAAGGAACTGGATCACGCGCTCGGGAATGGTGAAATTGACTGCGCGGTGCACAGCATGAAGGATGTCGAGACCATCCGGCCGGAGGAATTCATTCTCGCAGCGATGCTGGAGCGGGCCGATATCCATGACCGGCTGATCGGAGCGGAGTCGATCGATGCGCTGGCGGAAGGAGCCATTGTCGGCACCGCATCCCCGCGGCGCAAGGCACAGCTTTTGCGGCAGCGGTCCGATCTCGATATCAGACTGATTCGCGGTAATGTGCAGTCCCGGCTGCAAAAAATTGAAAATGGCGAATATGACGCGACGTTGCTCGCTGCCGCAGGCCTGAAACGTCTTGATATGGAAGATGTGGGCAGCGAAATTTCCGATGAGGTCATGCTGCCAGCTCCGGCGCAGGGCGCGATTGGTGTTGAAGCGCGATCCGAAGACCCGCATGTCCGCAAGCTGATGCACGCGATCTCCTCGACGAACACATTTCGTGCCGTCATTGCCGAACGCATGCTTCTGAAACAACTGACTGCAGATTGTCACAGCCCGGTGGCAGCCCTGGCGACGATTGACGGATCCACCATTCATCTGCGGGCAGAAATTTTGCTGCCCGATGGATCGGAGCATATTGAAGGGACATCCAGTTTCGACACCGGCGATGTCTCGGCGCCCGGCATATTGGCCGACAAGCTGCTGGGTCAGGCGAGCGCGGAGCTAAAGGCCGTATTTGGACGATGA
- a CDS encoding oligosaccharide flippase family protein has product MDGDTPADKSKDDIAALAKGGRTNIFGFLLRLAARLPFLFIAGRIYGAEALGRFAYAILVVEFAAQLATLGLKRGLAAQLSKTQRPHVHVVWDGLLVSFLASGIAAGILIAFPFIMFPNSEINGLDRFLPLVIFTVVGADIALAALAYRYDIASTVRARSIVEPWTISIAAFLFSYYSLRDGLILSYVVSMIAALAASLWPLFKSYGLPHGWRPEPLKIARMARRNMPLAAADAAEWGSRRLDLAILGLFASPAIVGIYYIAQQVASLPQKLKTSFDPILGPVITRNLEAGNMKAIASQVSQVGFWIIAAQVGIALALAIPGEAVMGLVGPGFVGGTGALAFLLAAEAVAATAVVSESALVYIARHRNLLISLSMLLLQAALSVAFIQICVYLGLGPLYQAAAVAAALMVALAYASVVKAIFLSKLLDAPVNGWRWTLLIAIGVASAVGFLATRLPEWAELIVGIPMILGSYAWVIWKWGFGPEDRTLFKMKG; this is encoded by the coding sequence ATTGATGGCGACACACCCGCCGACAAGAGCAAGGACGATATTGCCGCGCTGGCCAAAGGCGGGCGGACCAATATTTTCGGATTTCTGCTGCGCCTCGCCGCGCGCCTGCCCTTTCTGTTCATCGCCGGCCGGATCTATGGTGCAGAAGCGCTAGGCCGCTTTGCCTATGCAATATTGGTGGTGGAATTCGCCGCTCAACTGGCAACGCTCGGGCTGAAGCGCGGGCTGGCGGCCCAGCTGAGCAAGACCCAGAGGCCGCATGTCCATGTCGTCTGGGACGGGCTGCTGGTAAGCTTTCTGGCGTCGGGGATCGCCGCAGGCATTCTTATCGCTTTTCCCTTCATCATGTTCCCGAACAGCGAAATCAACGGTCTCGACCGGTTTTTGCCGTTGGTGATATTTACCGTTGTCGGCGCCGATATCGCGCTCGCCGCGCTCGCCTACCGCTACGATATTGCCTCGACCGTGCGCGCCCGGTCGATTGTCGAGCCGTGGACGATCAGCATCGCCGCCTTTCTCTTCTCCTATTATTCGTTGCGCGACGGCCTGATCCTCTCCTATGTCGTGTCGATGATCGCCGCACTGGCGGCCTCTTTATGGCCATTGTTCAAAAGCTATGGCCTGCCGCACGGCTGGCGGCCGGAGCCGCTGAAAATCGCGCGGATGGCCCGCCGCAACATGCCCCTTGCCGCTGCCGACGCAGCCGAATGGGGTTCGCGCCGTCTCGATCTGGCGATCCTCGGTCTGTTCGCATCGCCGGCGATTGTGGGTATCTATTATATCGCGCAGCAGGTGGCGAGCCTGCCGCAGAAGCTCAAGACCAGCTTTGACCCCATTCTCGGGCCGGTCATCACGCGCAATCTGGAGGCCGGCAATATGAAGGCTATCGCCAGCCAGGTCAGCCAGGTCGGATTCTGGATCATTGCAGCGCAGGTCGGCATTGCCCTGGCGCTGGCGATTCCAGGCGAAGCCGTGATGGGCCTTGTCGGTCCGGGATTTGTCGGCGGCACCGGCGCGCTGGCCTTCCTGCTGGCAGCCGAAGCCGTGGCCGCAACCGCCGTGGTCAGCGAATCCGCGCTGGTCTATATTGCCCGCCATCGCAATCTGCTGATTTCGCTGTCGATGTTGCTGCTGCAGGCTGCGCTCAGCGTCGCCTTCATCCAGATCTGCGTCTATCTCGGCCTTGGCCCCCTGTATCAGGCAGCGGCGGTCGCGGCGGCCTTGATGGTCGCCCTCGCCTATGCTTCGGTGGTGAAGGCAATATTCCTGTCAAAGCTGCTCGATGCGCCCGTCAACGGCTGGCGCTGGACCCTGCTGATCGCCATAGGCGTTGCCAGCGCCGTCGGCTTTCTCGCGACGCGCCTGCCCGAATGGGCAGAGCTGATCGTCGGCATACCCATGATCCTTGGCAGCTACGCCTGGGTCATCTGGAAATGGGGCTTTGGACCGGAGGACCGGACGCTATTCAAAATGAAAGGCTGA
- the tsaD gene encoding tRNA (adenosine(37)-N6)-threonylcarbamoyltransferase complex transferase subunit TsaD: MSLILGIESSCDETAAALVTSDREILAHKLAGQEAEHAPYGGVVPEIAARAHAEILTPLIEAALEEAGKSLDDVDAIAATAGPGLIGGVMVGLVTGKALAMAAGKPLVAVNHLEGHALSPRLVNPDLAFPYLLMLVSGGHCQILRVEGVGQYRRLATTIDDAAGEAFDKTAKILGLGYPGGPRVEAFAREGNPAAVPLPRPLIKSAEPHFSFAGLKSAVVRAHQNGAYRPEDIAASFQQAVVDCLRDRLEKAIRDHASCAHLVVAGGVAANTPIRAMLEEVAEENGMAFTAPPQWLCTDNAAMIAWAGAERFAAGMTDSLDFVARPRWPLDPTAEKARGAGVKA; this comes from the coding sequence ATGAGCCTGATCTTGGGAATTGAATCAAGCTGCGATGAAACGGCAGCCGCGCTAGTCACGTCTGATCGGGAGATTCTGGCGCACAAACTCGCTGGCCAGGAGGCGGAACATGCCCCCTATGGCGGCGTGGTCCCCGAAATCGCAGCCCGCGCCCATGCCGAGATTCTGACGCCGCTGATCGAGGCCGCACTGGAAGAAGCGGGAAAATCGCTGGACGATGTCGACGCGATCGCTGCCACAGCAGGCCCCGGCCTGATTGGCGGGGTGATGGTCGGGCTGGTTACCGGCAAGGCGCTGGCGATGGCGGCGGGCAAACCGCTGGTCGCTGTCAATCATCTCGAGGGCCACGCCCTGTCACCACGACTGGTCAATCCCGATCTGGCTTTTCCCTATCTGTTGATGCTCGTTTCCGGCGGCCATTGCCAGATATTGCGCGTCGAAGGCGTCGGACAGTATCGGCGGCTGGCCACAACGATTGATGATGCCGCGGGCGAAGCCTTCGACAAGACCGCGAAAATATTGGGTCTTGGCTATCCGGGTGGCCCCAGGGTCGAGGCCTTTGCGCGGGAGGGCAATCCGGCTGCGGTTCCCCTGCCCCGTCCGCTGATCAAATCAGCCGAACCGCATTTTTCCTTCGCCGGTCTGAAAAGCGCGGTGGTCCGCGCCCACCAAAACGGTGCGTACCGGCCGGAAGATATTGCTGCGTCTTTCCAACAAGCGGTGGTGGATTGTCTGCGCGACCGGCTGGAAAAAGCGATTCGCGATCATGCCAGCTGCGCTCATCTCGTTGTCGCCGGCGGTGTCGCGGCAAATACACCGATCCGCGCCATGCTCGAAGAAGTCGCAGAAGAGAATGGCATGGCCTTTACCGCGCCGCCGCAGTGGCTGTGCACCGATAATGCCGCGATGATTGCCTGGGCTGGCGCAGAGCGCTTTGCCGCCGGCATGACCGATTCCCTCGATTTCGTCGCGAGGCCACGCTGGCCGCTGGACCCTACGGCTGAAAAAGCGCGCGGTGCGGGAGTGAAGGCATGA
- a CDS encoding VOC family protein: MIGYVTLGTNDLEKAAKFYDALAGEMGVGRMMDFDQFIAWGTMGGAPGIAATKPFDGQPASVGNGVMVALEAKDIEQVQRLYDIALANGGSDEGAPGPRGDEGFYAGYFRDPDGNKLNAFCMTAAKAG; the protein is encoded by the coding sequence ATGATCGGCTATGTCACATTGGGTACCAATGATCTGGAGAAAGCGGCGAAATTCTATGATGCGCTCGCCGGTGAAATGGGTGTCGGACGCATGATGGATTTCGACCAGTTCATTGCCTGGGGCACGATGGGCGGCGCGCCGGGTATTGCCGCGACCAAACCGTTCGACGGACAGCCCGCCAGCGTTGGCAATGGTGTGATGGTCGCACTGGAAGCGAAGGACATAGAGCAGGTGCAGCGTCTCTACGATATCGCGCTCGCCAATGGCGGAAGCGACGAGGGCGCGCCGGGACCGCGCGGCGACGAGGGTTTCTACGCTGGCTATTTTCGCGATCCCGACGGCAACAAGCTCAATGCCTTTTGCATGACCGCTGCCAAAGCCGGTTGA
- a CDS encoding NAD(P)H-dependent glycerol-3-phosphate dehydrogenase encodes MSAAITRIGVIGAGAWGTALAQVLSEDQDEFLLWAREPEVVDQINHTHENKSFLAGHRLRDNIRATQDLGAMAACDVLLLVTPAQHLRTTLQALPDSGAALILCCKGIEASSRLLLSEVAKIVRPDNDLAVLSGPTFAHEVAQGLPTALTLACESEALWERLKPLIAKPRFRPYYSDDVVGAEIGGAVKNVLAIGCGVVDGAGLGQNARASLISRGFAEMLRYGAARGARADTLAGLCGLGDLVLTCSSTSSRNFSLGRGLGEGQSAESLLSDRTTVAEGASTAPVLQQDARARQVDMPIVDAVCALLAGKADVQSVVTQLMKRPLVSERR; translated from the coding sequence ATGAGTGCGGCAATCACCAGAATAGGCGTCATCGGCGCGGGCGCCTGGGGCACGGCCCTGGCGCAGGTTCTGTCGGAAGATCAGGACGAGTTCCTTCTGTGGGCCCGCGAACCTGAAGTTGTTGACCAGATCAACCACACCCACGAGAACAAATCCTTTCTGGCGGGCCATCGGCTCCGCGACAATATCCGCGCAACGCAGGATTTAGGCGCAATGGCGGCCTGCGATGTGCTGCTGCTGGTCACGCCGGCACAACATCTGCGCACCACATTGCAAGCGCTACCCGATTCCGGTGCTGCGCTGATCCTGTGCTGCAAGGGGATCGAGGCAAGCAGCCGCTTGCTGTTGAGCGAAGTTGCCAAGATCGTGCGACCGGACAACGACCTCGCTGTCTTGTCCGGCCCGACCTTCGCCCATGAAGTGGCGCAAGGCCTGCCGACCGCCCTGACGCTGGCCTGCGAAAGCGAAGCGCTCTGGGAGCGGCTCAAACCACTGATCGCCAAGCCGCGTTTCCGGCCTTATTATTCCGACGATGTCGTCGGCGCGGAAATCGGCGGCGCGGTCAAGAATGTGCTGGCGATTGGCTGCGGCGTGGTCGACGGGGCGGGGCTGGGGCAAAATGCCCGTGCATCCCTGATCAGTCGCGGCTTTGCCGAAATGCTCCGCTATGGGGCAGCGCGCGGCGCCCGGGCGGACACGCTTGCCGGGCTTTGCGGCCTTGGCGATCTGGTGCTCACCTGTTCCTCGACCAGTTCGCGCAATTTCTCGCTCGGCCGTGGACTGGGAGAGGGCCAGTCAGCCGAATCGCTTCTGTCGGACCGGACAACGGTTGCCGAAGGAGCTTCCACGGCCCCGGTCCTCCAGCAGGACGCAAGAGCACGCCAGGTCGACATGCCGATCGTCGACGCCGTCTGCGCCCTGCTTGCCGGCAAGGCCGATGTTCAGTCTGTAGTCACCCAGCTCATGAAAAGGCCGCTGGTTTCCGAACGCAGATAG
- a CDS encoding aminopeptidase P family protein, producing the protein MSTYEARLKALREQMQKDGLDGFVVPICDEHMSEYVGEYAQRLAWLTGFGGSAGSAVVLKDKAAMFIDGRYVVQVRDQVDGNLYEYVNVADQKPHEWLAANAPKGSKIAYDSWLHTREWAETASKALTKSGAELVAVQHNPVDAVWEDQPERSPEKLAVHSDQYAGKSAREKRADVATWLKDKGYDATVIAALDSVSWFFNVRGKDIANTPVPLAYAIVRADETATLFVAPEKLTDAVREHLGNHVEIRDYDELADALSDMAGKTVAVDPERSVAAIFEALDNAGATIVKDRDPTILAKAIKNETEIAGHKAAQKRDGAALTKFLHWMANEAPKGGLDELSAAARLRKFREENPELKDLSFNTISAAGDHGALPHYSVNEETNQPIELNSLYLVDSGGQYLDGTTDVTRVVAVGEPTAEMRKRYTQVLQGHIALDQAVFTKGTTGGQLDILARQYLWADGVDYGHGTGHGVGSYLSVHEGPQRISGAGGLSEALQPGMILSNEPGYYKAGEFGIRIENLFLVEEREIEGGEQTMLGFETLTFAPLERKLIDVDMLSQSQRQWVDDYHARVRAMIAPQLEGEPLEWLEAQTAPL; encoded by the coding sequence ATGTCTACCTACGAAGCGCGCCTCAAGGCGTTGCGGGAACAAATGCAGAAAGACGGTCTCGATGGCTTTGTCGTGCCGATCTGTGACGAGCATATGAGCGAATATGTCGGCGAATATGCGCAGCGCCTGGCCTGGCTGACCGGCTTTGGCGGCTCGGCCGGCTCGGCTGTCGTGCTGAAGGACAAGGCGGCGATGTTTATAGACGGGCGCTATGTCGTTCAGGTCCGCGACCAGGTCGACGGCAATCTCTATGAATATGTCAATGTAGCGGACCAGAAGCCGCATGAATGGCTCGCCGCCAATGCGCCCAAGGGCTCGAAAATCGCTTATGACAGCTGGCTGCACACTCGCGAATGGGCGGAAACGGCCAGCAAGGCATTGACCAAGTCGGGCGCTGAACTGGTCGCGGTGCAGCACAACCCCGTCGACGCGGTCTGGGAAGACCAGCCCGAGCGTTCGCCAGAGAAGCTCGCGGTCCATAGCGATCAATATGCCGGAAAATCGGCGCGGGAGAAGCGGGCAGATGTCGCGACATGGCTCAAGGACAAGGGCTATGACGCCACCGTCATCGCCGCGCTGGATTCGGTTTCCTGGTTCTTCAATGTCCGCGGCAAGGATATTGCGAACACGCCGGTACCGCTGGCTTACGCGATCGTGCGCGCGGACGAGACGGCGACCCTGTTTGTTGCACCGGAGAAGCTGACCGACGCGGTGCGTGAACATCTCGGCAATCATGTCGAGATCCGCGACTATGACGAGCTGGCCGACGCCTTGTCGGACATGGCCGGCAAAACCGTTGCGGTTGATCCGGAACGTTCGGTGGCCGCCATTTTCGAAGCGCTCGACAATGCGGGTGCCACTATCGTCAAGGACCGCGATCCGACCATTCTCGCCAAGGCGATCAAGAACGAAACCGAGATCGCCGGCCACAAGGCCGCGCAGAAGCGCGATGGCGCGGCGCTGACCAAGTTCCTGCACTGGATGGCGAACGAGGCACCCAAGGGCGGACTGGACGAATTGTCGGCGGCCGCCCGGCTGCGCAAGTTTCGGGAGGAGAATCCGGAACTCAAGGATCTCTCCTTCAACACGATTTCTGCCGCCGGCGATCATGGTGCGCTGCCTCATTATAGTGTGAACGAGGAGACCAATCAGCCGATTGAGTTGAATTCGCTCTATCTGGTCGACAGCGGCGGCCAATATCTTGACGGCACCACCGATGTTACCCGCGTGGTTGCTGTCGGCGAGCCGACCGCGGAAATGCGCAAGCGTTACACTCAGGTCCTGCAGGGCCATATTGCGCTCGACCAGGCGGTGTTTACCAAGGGCACGACCGGCGGTCAGCTCGACATATTGGCGCGGCAATATCTCTGGGCCGATGGCGTCGACTATGGTCACGGCACCGGTCATGGCGTCGGCAGCTATCTATCGGTGCACGAAGGCCCGCAGCGGATATCCGGCGCCGGCGGTCTGAGCGAAGCGCTGCAGCCGGGCATGATCCTGTCCAACGAACCGGGCTATTACAAGGCGGGCGAATTCGGCATCCGCATCGAAAATCTCTTTCTTGTCGAGGAACGTGAGATCGAAGGCGGCGAACAGACCATGCTCGGTTTCGAGACGCTGACCTTCGCGCCGCTCGAACGCAAGCTGATTGACGTCGACATGCTCTCGCAAAGCCAGCGCCAGTGGGTTGATGATTATCACGCCAGGGTGCGCGCGATGATTGCACCGCAGCTCGAGGGCGAGCCATTGGAATGGTTGGAGGCACAGACTGCCCCTCTTTGA
- a CDS encoding acyl-CoA thioesterase gives MKPPETAYALSITARPEDIDELGHVNNAVWVRWIQDMATAHWNAVAPQQAIDQYIWVVTRHEIDYRGNVEAGETVTGRTWISEPPKGARFWRNVCFTDPDGRTKVAAKTNWAIIDRASGKPVRVPADLAALFLET, from the coding sequence ATGAAACCGCCGGAAACGGCCTACGCTCTTTCGATCACCGCCCGACCGGAGGACATAGACGAACTCGGCCACGTCAATAATGCGGTCTGGGTGCGCTGGATCCAGGATATGGCGACAGCCCATTGGAACGCCGTCGCACCGCAACAGGCTATCGATCAATATATCTGGGTCGTGACGCGGCACGAAATCGACTATCGCGGCAATGTCGAAGCCGGCGAAACCGTGACCGGACGCACCTGGATTTCCGAACCGCCCAAAGGTGCCCGCTTCTGGCGCAACGTCTGTTTTACCGACCCTGACGGCAGGACAAAGGTCGCAGCAAAAACCAACTGGGCGATCATCGATCGGGCAAGCGGCAAGCCGGTGCGGGTTCCTGCCGATCTAGCGGCGCTGTTTCTGGAAACCTAA
- a CDS encoding uroporphyrinogen-III synthase, translating into MTLPLLILRPLDGALQTERRAGDLGLQTVVDPLFTVEPISWSGPVAADFDALLLTSANAVNYGGDRLGDLGSLPVLAVGQATASTARHAGFNVLHSGDSGGQRLLDQLEDNRFRRVLWLAGEQHSMLDPGDRQMTVVPVYRSRAMALGEKAIACLKGETIILLHSPRAARHLVTELDRLHIKPDRHQVLAFSEKVAAAAGAQWKSLQVADRPDDESLLSLATRLCQRE; encoded by the coding sequence ATGACGCTGCCGCTGCTGATTCTCCGGCCGCTCGACGGGGCGCTGCAGACCGAACGGCGAGCGGGGGATCTGGGGCTGCAAACAGTGGTTGATCCGCTGTTCACGGTTGAACCGATATCATGGTCCGGTCCGGTGGCGGCTGATTTTGATGCCCTGCTGCTGACCAGCGCCAATGCAGTAAATTATGGCGGAGACCGGCTCGGCGATTTAGGATCGCTCCCCGTGCTTGCGGTCGGTCAGGCAACCGCTTCGACCGCACGACATGCAGGTTTTAACGTGCTGCATAGCGGCGATTCCGGCGGACAGCGATTGCTGGACCAGCTGGAGGACAATCGTTTCCGTCGCGTCCTGTGGCTGGCTGGCGAGCAGCATAGCATGCTGGACCCGGGCGATCGGCAAATGACGGTCGTTCCCGTATACCGGTCGCGGGCCATGGCATTGGGGGAGAAGGCCATAGCCTGCCTGAAAGGCGAAACGATAATCCTGCTGCACTCGCCGCGGGCGGCAAGGCATCTCGTCACCGAACTCGACCGGTTGCACATAAAGCCGGATCGGCATCAGGTGTTGGCCTTTTCCGAAAAAGTCGCGGCCGCAGCAGGAGCGCAATGGAAAAGCCTGCAGGTCGCGGACCGTCCGGATGACGAGTCTTTACTGTCTCTGGCGACCCGACTATGCCAGAGGGAATGA